GTCAAAGACATTTAGACCAATCTCTCTTTTTCAGTGTTAAGAACAGGTAAGCCACTACTTGGTTCAGTACTAATCGTGCCAATCAGTCCTGCGCGTTGAAGGTTTCCTCAACGACCAGTTCATCTTCCTGATTGAGTAGACGTATCGTCTCTTCCCCATCCTCAAGCACCAGTTCAGGGAGGTCTGCGTTCCGATAGTAGGTTGGGGGGTCGGACTCGGCAACGCTGTCTCCCGCTCCCTGACTGACGACAGCGACCGTGCTTCGAGGTTCGAGGGTTAAGCCCCCTGAGAACGTGTATTCGTAGCCCGAACTGTAGGTAAGTGTATAACCACTAATGTACTGACTCTCTTCAGAACTGTTCTTTATAAGAACTCGTTCGCGTACTGATTCTGCTGTGTCACCTTCCTGTTCTGCGAATCTAATCTGGAAGTCAGATTTATCGTCAGTGGGTGACTGAGACCTTGTATTGTTCTCTTCAACACCAGTAGCAGTGTTCAAACACCCGACGAGGGGAGCGGAGAGAGCGATTCCGGTTGTAGCGAGTACTCTGCGTCGTTTCATACTCCATCTTTGTAGGTGACTGGTATATGCTTTCTACAAGGTAAACCAGTTCTTTGCCCTATCTTGATTTGCTCATTACGTAGGGATACTTCTCATCAGGCACGTCCGGCCCTCTCCGCAATACTTCGTAGGCAAAGGACTGCGCTCGACCAAGCCGAACCCCGCAGGAACGGAGGGCAGTTGTTACACCACTCTGGAAGGAGCCTTCCGGATCCACGTTACTCGCCTCGCGACGTTGGGTTATTTTCCGGGCGCGTAAGGAACTCCCGGACGCTGTGAGGGGCGGGAAGGCGCTCCTCGTCCGGTGAGGTGGTGTCTGGTTCGGTGTATTAATGCTGGACTCTGATTGCCTCCATCGGCAGAGTTATATCGGCTGGCGCAGTCGGGAGGGGGGGACGACCAAGGGGACTGTGCCGAGCGGCGCATCCCGGTATCCCCGGATTATTATGTCCATAGCGACCACAGACACAGCGACGCATCTCGTCAAGGTAGACACTCACAGAGAGACTAAAATCGGCTACGAGGACTGGCCGGAGGCAAACGACTACTACGAAGCCGACTTTCTCTATCTCCGCAAGGGGGCTTACTGGGAGTATCAGGACGAGGTGGACGCCGGGAAGCGAAACGGGCCGAAGTGGTACAACGGCTCCTACTACACCTACGTCGAGAACCGGAATCTCATCGAACACTACGCCGCCTGCCTCGAACTAAGCCAGATTCAGCGGGAACGCGCTGTCTCCTTCTTTCTCTCTCAAGACCTCCGCAAGTGGGGTATCGACAAGCGGTTCGTCGCGTGGGCGATCTGTACGTATATCGTACACTCTGACAAGGGGGACGTCCGGCAGACCCATCCGGCCTGCAAGGAGGAAACCACTGAGAGAGCGTTCAGGGAACTGGCAGATGGACTTAGTCTGACTGAACGCCAGCGACACCGGCTCTACGGGAAGGTGCAGAACCGGTTTGTGCGAAGCCGGTGGGGGGAGGGGTATATAAACCGTTCAGTATTATCTATGGCGGAGCAGGAGGACAAAGAGGAACCTGTAGTGGGGACGTTCGCACCGCCCGACTACGATTCTGACGACATCCCCATTGAGAAGCCGACCGGATACCCGATTCGGGCCGTCCCCTGAGTACCGGAGAGCCCTATCGGGGAGTCGGCGCGTTCCCGCAGGCTTGGCTACTCCCGACTACGAACCGCCCCCATAGGAGATACCTGACGGTTATTCACGGTTCAGTAGAGTGGCGGCGTTCCCGCAGGATTCGGCTCACCGCAGTCAGCGTCCGTTAATAGCACTACCTGATAGCGAGAGTGTCCGTTCTGACGTTTGATTTGACCGAGTTGGGACGCGGCCTTCTCGCTGTTCACTGACTTCCTTTTCTGAAACCGCATGACGTCGGCGCACCGTGTCCGTCAAGGAATCAAATGTTACCGGCAAGGGGCGCGAGTGAGACCTACTCAAATGTCTCCGGTAGTGGCTACCTTGAGAGGAAGATTCAAGACTGACCGCTCCTAACTGCTGTTTACGGTCATTAACGAGGCGAAGCTGAAGTTAAGCCGGTGGAGGGATTTGAACCCTCGACCTAATCCTTACGAAGGATTCGCTCTGCCAGTCTGAGCTACACCGGCACGATCGTGCGATCTGCGCACTTCAACGTAGGACCGATCGCAGCCATAAGGGTTGCGAATCGGACCGATCGTGTGACGCTATTGCGTGGACCGTTCCAGGCGGACGTCCAGACAGACGTTCACCTCGTGGGGTGCGTACGAGCGGACGAGTCGCCGGTTCTCGACGGTAATCTCGTACTCGGGACGAGCGGCCGCG
The nucleotide sequence above comes from Halosolutus halophilus. Encoded proteins:
- a CDS encoding lamin tail domain-containing protein, with amino-acid sequence MKRRRVLATTGIALSAPLVGCLNTATGVEENNTRSQSPTDDKSDFQIRFAEQEGDTAESVRERVLIKNSSEESQYISGYTLTYSSGYEYTFSGGLTLEPRSTVAVVSQGAGDSVAESDPPTYYRNADLPELVLEDGEETIRLLNQEDELVVEETFNAQD